A single window of Fusobacterium sp. DNA harbors:
- a CDS encoding glucose/sorbosone family PQQ-dependent dehydrogenase, whose amino-acid sequence MKKIIISFFTFAFTFIASGNIVSAKLKPVKVEEPFTGQVLVEGLDNPWNIRYGPDNMLWVTERTGKRIVRVNPETGVKKVAVTIDEARAEGQHFGVLGMALAPDFLRKDSQNYVYVFYTYVPKENKTEFGYKKLVRYQYDTKSETLKNPIVILDKIPSGDDHNGGRITFAPDGKIYLTLGELGHNQGKNAFKKNEAQRLPTAKEIQSGNYDAYVGKVLRMNPDGTIPEDNPILNGVKSHIFTYGHRNPQGIVVVGNKIFSSEHGPSSDDELNLLVSGGNYGWPYVAGFQDNQSYKFIDWSTAPKDAAVDPNVPDPRVKVQLESDWKAPENYKDPIKTFYTVREGYNYHDGDAYGDISYVEWPTVAPSSINYYANGPMKGWENSILMTTLKAGTLFRIKLNNQKDNVQGEIATFFHTPNRYRDIAVSPDGNTFYILTDSEGSARGVDLKPTTKLQNPGSILMIKYNESK is encoded by the coding sequence TTGAAAAAAATTATAATTTCATTTTTTACATTTGCTTTTACATTTATAGCTTCAGGGAATATAGTTTCGGCTAAACTTAAACCTGTTAAGGTGGAAGAGCCTTTTACAGGGCAGGTGTTAGTTGAGGGATTGGATAATCCATGGAATATACGTTATGGACCTGATAATATGCTTTGGGTAACAGAAAGAACTGGAAAACGTATAGTAAGAGTAAATCCTGAAACTGGGGTAAAAAAAGTAGCAGTAACTATAGATGAAGCAAGAGCAGAAGGACAACATTTTGGTGTTTTAGGAATGGCATTAGCTCCTGACTTTTTAAGAAAAGACAGTCAAAACTACGTATATGTATTCTATACATATGTTCCTAAAGAGAATAAAACAGAATTTGGTTATAAAAAACTTGTAAGATATCAATATGATACAAAATCTGAGACTTTAAAAAATCCAATAGTTATTTTAGATAAAATTCCAAGTGGAGATGACCATAATGGAGGTAGAATAACTTTTGCTCCTGATGGTAAAATATATCTGACTCTTGGTGAATTAGGGCATAATCAAGGGAAAAATGCTTTCAAAAAAAATGAGGCTCAAAGACTGCCAACAGCAAAAGAAATTCAAAGTGGAAATTATGATGCTTATGTAGGAAAAGTTTTGAGAATGAATCCAGATGGAACTATACCAGAGGACAACCCAATTCTTAATGGAGTAAAAAGTCATATATTTACTTATGGACATAGAAATCCACAAGGTATTGTAGTTGTTGGAAACAAAATTTTCTCTAGTGAACATGGACCATCTTCAGATGATGAACTAAATCTTCTTGTAAGTGGAGGAAATTATGGATGGCCATATGTAGCAGGATTTCAGGATAATCAGTCATATAAATTCATTGATTGGTCAACAGCACCTAAAGATGCAGCTGTAGATCCTAATGTACCTGATCCACGTGTAAAAGTACAATTAGAATCAGATTGGAAAGCGCCAGAAAATTATAAAGATCCAATAAAAACTTTCTATACAGTAAGAGAGGGGTACAATTATCATGATGGAGATGCTTATGGAGATATTTCTTATGTTGAATGGCCAACAGTGGCACCATCTAGTATAAATTATTATGCTAATGGACCTATGAAAGGGTGGGAAAACAGTATTTTAATGACTACTTTAAAAGCAGGAACTCTTTTTAGAATAAAATTAAATAATCAAAAAGATAATGTTCAAGGAGAGATAGCAACATTTTTCCATACACCAAATCGTTATCGTGATATAGCTGTAAGCCCTGATGGAAATACATTCTATATTCTTACTGACAGTGAAGGATCAGCAAGAGGAGTTGATTTAAAACCAACTACTAAATTACAAAATCCTGGTTCAATTCTGATGATTAAATATAATGAGAGTAAATAG
- a CDS encoding DUF4846 domain-containing protein, translating to MKKVMIFIFFTILCTMLFSENLINKNAKTIESRFLTPNGYEREIYSQNSFGTYLRNLKLKEMGAPVLLYDGRKKFIESHISVIDMPILPQDLIQCADAVIKLRAEYLYNKKDYDKISFNLTNGMEVPFSKFVKGERVKVNGNKTTWVKGNYKTGYGREVFEEYLKFIYTYAGTLSLSKEMKKANIKDIEIGDVFIQGGSPGHVVIVVDIAVNKETGQKIMILAQSYMPSQELHILKSISFISPWYKIEDAKLITPEWLFEKGSLKKW from the coding sequence ATGAAAAAAGTAATGATCTTTATATTTTTTACCATATTATGTACAATGCTATTTTCTGAAAATTTAATAAATAAAAATGCTAAAACTATAGAAAGTAGATTTCTTACTCCAAATGGGTATGAAAGAGAGATATATTCCCAAAATTCATTTGGTACTTATTTGAGGAATTTAAAATTAAAAGAAATGGGAGCTCCAGTATTATTATATGATGGAAGAAAAAAATTTATAGAATCTCATATTTCAGTAATAGATATGCCCATTTTACCTCAAGATTTGATTCAATGCGCTGATGCAGTAATAAAACTGAGAGCAGAATATTTATATAATAAAAAAGATTATGATAAGATATCATTTAACTTAACAAATGGAATGGAAGTTCCATTTTCAAAATTTGTAAAAGGGGAAAGAGTTAAAGTAAATGGAAATAAAACTACATGGGTAAAAGGAAATTATAAGACTGGATATGGAAGAGAAGTATTTGAAGAATATCTTAAATTTATATATACATATGCAGGGACTCTTTCATTATCAAAGGAAATGAAAAAAGCAAATATTAAGGATATAGAAATAGGAGATGTATTCATACAAGGTGGTTCACCAGGCCATGTTGTAATAGTAGTAGATATAGCTGTAAATAAAGAAACAGGCCAGAAAATAATGATATTGGCCCAAAGTTATATGCCATCTCAAGAACTTCATATTTTAAAAAGTATTTCGTTTATATCTCCATGGTATAAAATTGAAGATGCCAAATTGATAACACCAGAGTGGTTATTTGAAAAAGGAAGTTTAAAAAAATGGTAA
- a CDS encoding NAD(P)H-dependent oxidoreductase — protein MRKLSLLFLIAALSIPTFSKEKTDDKAGASVTESKKVDMENIDAVTSASIVPAAIIKEYIPKGFTESKNKKALFVVGDPRKNSVTFDMAYTAMRFFEENGIEVTIRDLYKMKWNPVLTLNEFYYQKDGIGKPSKDVSEEQRLITQADYIIFVYPNWHDSATSIIKGYQERVFAKEFAYTADANGLRGLLKGKSLFTIMNCGFLGGGRGFIGNGVGISDEKWNAYMKAYKVFDDDLADWWGMDNYGRFMNDRYPKNLSENYSKEIEKLREDLNSSLQKTFIDKK, from the coding sequence ATGAGAAAACTATCTTTATTATTTTTAATTGCTGCTTTATCTATTCCAACATTTTCAAAAGAAAAGACTGATGATAAAGCTGGGGCTTCAGTTACTGAATCTAAAAAAGTTGATATGGAAAACATTGATGCAGTCACTTCTGCTTCCATTGTTCCTGCTGCTATAATAAAAGAATATATTCCAAAAGGTTTTACTGAGTCAAAAAATAAAAAAGCTCTATTTGTGGTAGGAGATCCCAGAAAAAATAGTGTTACTTTTGATATGGCATATACTGCTATGAGATTTTTTGAAGAAAATGGTATAGAAGTAACTATACGTGATCTCTATAAAATGAAATGGAACCCAGTTCTTACTTTAAATGAGTTTTACTATCAAAAAGATGGAATAGGAAAACCTTCAAAAGATGTATCTGAAGAACAGAGGCTTATAACTCAAGCTGATTATATTATTTTTGTATATCCTAACTGGCATGATAGCGCTACTTCTATTATTAAAGGATACCAAGAAAGAGTTTTTGCTAAGGAATTTGCTTATACAGCAGATGCTAATGGTTTAAGAGGATTATTAAAAGGAAAGAGCCTTTTCACTATTATGAACTGTGGATTTCTTGGTGGTGGAAGAGGATTTATTGGAAATGGTGTTGGAATATCTGACGAAAAATGGAATGCATATATGAAAGCTTATAAAGTTTTTGATGATGATCTTGCTGACTGGTGGGGAATGGATAATTATGGAAGGTTTATGAATGACAGATATCCAAAAAATCTTTCTGAAAACTATTCTAAAGAAATTGAAAAATTAAGAGAAGATTTAAATTCTTCCCTTCAAAAAACTTTTATTGATAAGAAATAA
- a CDS encoding LysE/ArgO family amino acid transporter has product MKYLLQGLTMGLAYVAPIGLQNLFVINTALTHKKSRAFLTAFIVIFFDITLALACFFGIGTIMEKSKLLEMGILFIGSLVILYIGIGLVKAKGMLNNSTDVNIPLIKVVTTACVVTWFNPQAIIDGSMMLGAFRASLPKGEGLKFILGVAFASCIWFIGMTIFINCFSNRITEKILRIINVVCGIVIIFYGIKLFYNFIQMVT; this is encoded by the coding sequence ATGAAATATTTATTGCAAGGTCTTACAATGGGACTGGCATATGTGGCTCCAATAGGATTGCAGAATTTATTTGTTATAAATACAGCTCTTACACACAAAAAAAGCAGAGCATTTCTAACTGCATTTATTGTTATATTTTTTGACATAACACTTGCATTAGCATGTTTTTTTGGAATAGGAACAATAATGGAAAAATCAAAACTTTTAGAAATGGGAATACTTTTCATAGGAAGCCTTGTTATTCTCTATATAGGAATAGGTCTTGTAAAAGCAAAGGGAATGCTAAATAATTCTACAGATGTAAATATTCCTTTAATAAAAGTAGTAACTACAGCTTGTGTAGTTACATGGTTTAATCCACAAGCCATTATTGATGGGAGTATGATGCTTGGAGCATTCAGAGCCTCTCTTCCTAAAGGAGAAGGACTAAAGTTTATATTAGGGGTAGCTTTTGCGTCTTGTATATGGTTTATAGGAATGACAATATTTATAAATTGTTTTAGCAACAGAATTACAGAAAAGATATTAAGAATAATAAATGTTGTATGTGGAATAGTTATAATATTTTATGGAATAAAATTATTTTATAATTTTATTCAAATGGTAACTTAA